The following proteins are encoded in a genomic region of Labeo rohita strain BAU-BD-2019 chromosome 5, IGBB_LRoh.1.0, whole genome shotgun sequence:
- the gal3st1a gene encoding galactosylceramide sulfotransferase isoform X2, translated as MMVGKPVRQWRSICKGLILGALLTTCMILLYCLSAPEVQLGLQEVPVPYSCAHRPSAAHSSTISNSSHHASRQQICTPKVDIMFMKTHKTASSTFLNILFRFGEKHHLKFAFPNSRNDFFYPSSFHRSQVKDYRPGMCFNIICNHMRFNAAEVAKVLPADTSYITILRDPADLAESSFHYFGRVVPLTWKLSGDDKLREFLTDPKLYYDPEGFNSFYLKNLLFFDFGQNNNLHPDDPKVDEAIHAIAKRFHLVMLVEYFEESLILLKDALCWDMEDLLFFKLNARKGSTISKLTPELRAKALEWNAIDWKLYQYFNATFWHKVDAYGRERMARDVAELQRRNAEMASICIEGGHAVDAGSILETSMQPWQPIGEKSIMGYNLKKNVDKAHRKLCRKMLTPELQYLTDMGVNLWITRLWGHIREILHW; from the coding sequence gGTCCCAGTGCCTTACTCATGTGCTCATCGCCCTTCAGCTGCCCACTCCTCAACAATCTCTAACAGCTCCCATCATGCCTCCAGGCAGCAAATCTGCACTCCAAAAGTGGACATCATGTTCATGAAAACCCATAAAACAGCTAGCAGCACTTTCCTGAACATTCTCTTTCGCTTTGGTGAAAAACACCACCTCAAATTTGCCTTCCCCAACAGCCGCAATGACTTCTTTTACCCGTCCTCTTTCCATCGCTCACAGGTGAAGGACTACAGGCCCGGAATGTGTTTCAACATCATCTGTAATCACATGCGTTTCAATGCTGCTGAGGTGGCCAAAGTGCTTCCAGCCGACACCTCGTACATCACAATCCTCCGGGACCCGGCTGATCTCGCTGAGTCCTCGTTCCACTATTTTGGACGCGTCGTACCTCTCACTTGGAAGCTTTCTGGAGATGACAAGCTGAGAGAATTCCTGACGGATCCAAAGCTTTACTACGACCCGGAGGGATTCAATTCGTTCTATCTTAAAAACTTGCTTTTCTTTGACTTCGGACAGAATAATAACTTACATCCAGACGACCCAAAAGTGGATGAGGCCATTCACGCAATCGCCAAGCGCTTCCATTTGGTTATGCTTGTGGAGTATTTCGAGGAGTCGCTCATCTTGCTCAAGGACGCACTCTGCTGGGACATGGAGGACTTGCTCTTCTTCAAACTTAATGCCCGGAAAGGTTCAACCATTTCTAAACTGACTCCAGAGCTCAGGGCCAAAGCGCTGGAGTGGAACGCCATCGATTGGAAGCTTTACCAGTATTTCAACGCCACCTTCTGGCACAAAGTGGACGCTTACGGCCGTGAGCGCATGGCGAGAGATGTCGCAGAGCTGCAGCGCAGAAATGCAGAAATGGCTTCAATCTGCATTGAAGGAGGCCACGCTGTTGACGCaggaagcatcttggagacttCCATGCAGCCGTGGCAACCCATCGGTGAGAAGTCGATTATGGGATACAATCTAAAAAAGAATGTCGACAAAGCACATCGAAAGCTCTGCAGGAAGATGCTCACGCCAGAGCTGCAGTATCTCACCGATATGGGCGTCAACCTGTGGATAACAAGACTGTGGGGTCACATAAGAGAGATCCTTCACTGGTAG